In one Sphingobium sp. MI1205 genomic region, the following are encoded:
- the lpdA gene encoding dihydrolipoyl dehydrogenase, whose protein sequence is MAENYDVIVLGSGPGGYVAAIRAAQLGLKTAIVERENLGGICLNWGCIPTKALLRSAEIYHYMQHAADYGLAAEKISADIDAVVKRSRGVAKQLNQGVTHLMKKNKITVHMGDGKLVAKGKLTVTKDGKTEELTAKHIIIATGARARDLPKLKADGKRVWTYRHAMTPPEMPTKLLVIGSGAIGIEFASFYNDMGADVTVVEMMDRIVPVEDADVSAFLEKAVKKQGMTVMTGAKIEKIETGDKGVTATIKGKDGKDVTAEYSHVIVAIGIAPNVENIGLEDVGIEPDQRYHIKTDAYGRTNVDGMWAIGDVTAPPWLAHKASHEGVIVAESIAQALGNKDVHPHAMDPRNIPGCTYCHPQIASVGLTEAKAKEAGYEVKVGMFPFIGNGKAIALGEAEGFTKTVFDARTGELLGAHMIGAEVTEMIQGFTVGKTLETTEAELMHTVFPHPTISESMHESVLAAYGRALHI, encoded by the coding sequence ATGGCTGAGAATTATGATGTCATTGTTCTGGGTTCCGGCCCCGGTGGCTATGTTGCCGCCATCCGTGCCGCCCAGCTGGGCCTCAAGACCGCGATCGTGGAGCGGGAAAATCTTGGAGGCATCTGCCTCAACTGGGGCTGCATCCCCACCAAGGCGCTGCTGCGCTCGGCGGAAATCTATCATTATATGCAGCATGCCGCCGATTATGGCCTGGCCGCCGAGAAGATCAGCGCCGATATCGACGCGGTGGTGAAGCGTTCGCGCGGTGTTGCCAAGCAGCTCAATCAGGGCGTCACGCACCTGATGAAGAAGAACAAGATCACCGTCCACATGGGCGACGGCAAGCTCGTTGCGAAGGGCAAGCTCACGGTCACCAAGGACGGCAAGACCGAAGAGTTGACTGCGAAGCACATCATCATCGCGACCGGCGCCCGTGCCCGCGACCTGCCGAAGCTCAAGGCCGACGGCAAGCGGGTTTGGACCTACCGCCACGCCATGACGCCGCCGGAAATGCCGACCAAGCTGCTGGTCATCGGTTCAGGCGCGATCGGCATTGAGTTCGCCAGCTTCTACAACGACATGGGCGCGGACGTCACCGTGGTGGAGATGATGGACCGGATCGTCCCGGTCGAAGATGCCGATGTGTCCGCCTTCCTCGAAAAAGCGGTCAAGAAGCAGGGCATGACCGTCATGACCGGCGCCAAAATCGAAAAGATCGAAACGGGCGACAAGGGCGTCACCGCGACGATCAAGGGCAAGGACGGCAAGGATGTCACGGCCGAATACAGCCATGTCATAGTCGCCATTGGCATCGCCCCCAATGTCGAGAATATCGGCCTGGAAGATGTCGGGATAGAGCCGGATCAGCGCTATCATATCAAGACCGACGCTTATGGCCGCACCAATGTCGATGGCATGTGGGCGATCGGCGATGTCACCGCGCCGCCCTGGCTGGCCCATAAGGCGAGCCACGAGGGCGTCATCGTCGCGGAATCCATCGCGCAGGCGTTGGGCAACAAGGATGTCCATCCCCATGCCATGGACCCGCGCAACATTCCGGGCTGCACATATTGCCACCCGCAGATCGCCAGCGTCGGCCTGACCGAAGCCAAGGCGAAGGAGGCGGGCTATGAGGTGAAGGTCGGCATGTTCCCCTTCATCGGCAATGGCAAGGCGATCGCCCTGGGCGAGGCGGAGGGCTTCACCAAGACGGTGTTCGACGCCAGGACCGGCGAGCTTCTTGGCGCGCATATGATCGGCGCGGAAGTCACGGAAATGATCCAGGGATTCACGGTCGGCAAGACGCTGGAAACGACCGAGGCGGAGTTGATGCACACTGTCTTCCCGCATCCGACCATTTCGGAATCGATGCACGAAAGCGTGCTCGCCGCCTATGGGCGCGCGCTTCATATC